Proteins from a single region of Chryseobacterium sp. W4I1:
- a CDS encoding phosphatidylinositol-specific phospholipase C yields MRSLTTFLLSITTAGMLLSCSERMAEMDSDNKTLTLNQKNSERTSLTPIEANSWMSGLNDNISISKISIPGTHDSGATREVPSNSGTAKTQNLTISEQLNAGVRFLDIRCRHIDNSFAIHHGAIYQNLNFDDVLNACYAFLESHPTETIIMSVKEEYDASNTTRSFEKTFDTYTQKNPSKWDLGANIPKLGDVRGKIRLLRRFPAEVSKGINATAWADNTTFDINNGADGQIKVQDYYKVTNNDDKWSKVSTLLTEAKNDTGNKLFINFTSGYKPLLFGIPSIPTVSNSINPKVKTFFQTNTQGSYGIMPIDFVNAELSTLIINTNYN; encoded by the coding sequence ATGAGATCTTTAACAACTTTTTTACTTAGTATTACAACGGCAGGCATGCTTTTATCCTGTTCGGAAAGAATGGCTGAGATGGATTCTGATAACAAAACTCTGACCCTTAATCAAAAAAATAGTGAAAGAACATCTTTAACTCCAATTGAGGCCAATAGCTGGATGTCCGGGCTGAATGATAATATTTCAATTTCTAAAATTTCTATTCCCGGCACCCATGATTCGGGAGCAACCAGAGAGGTTCCATCCAATAGTGGTACAGCGAAAACCCAAAACCTTACCATTAGTGAACAGCTTAATGCGGGAGTCCGTTTCCTGGATATCCGTTGCAGACACATTGATAACTCGTTTGCTATACACCACGGTGCTATTTATCAGAATTTAAACTTTGATGATGTACTCAATGCATGTTATGCATTTTTAGAAAGCCATCCTACAGAAACAATCATCATGTCGGTGAAAGAAGAATATGATGCCTCAAATACCACCAGAAGTTTTGAGAAAACGTTCGATACCTATACTCAGAAAAACCCTTCTAAATGGGATTTGGGAGCTAATATTCCGAAACTGGGTGATGTAAGGGGAAAGATCAGATTATTAAGAAGGTTTCCAGCAGAAGTTTCTAAGGGAATTAATGCGACTGCATGGGCAGATAATACGACATTTGATATTAACAATGGTGCAGATGGACAGATAAAGGTTCAGGATTATTATAAAGTAACCAACAATGATGATAAATGGTCGAAGGTCTCAACACTGCTGACTGAGGCAAAAAATGATACTGGCAATAAGCTTTTTATCAATTTTACGAGCGGATATAAACCTTTATTATTTGGAATCCCGAGTATCCCTACAGTTTCCAACAGTATTAATCCTAAGGTTAAAACATTCTTTCAAACAAATACCCAAGGATCTTATGGGATCATGCCGATTGATTTCGTCAACGCTGAATTGTCTACACTGATCATTAACACAAACTATAACTAG
- a CDS encoding TonB-dependent receptor: MNVFKIPVSVTYFTGRVLLISALSVSPMVLSQQQDSIKGKSIDEVVVIGYGTQKKSKVSGAVSEASLDKLTSRSLSGVGEVLQGKAPGVTVINEGGDPNGTPKVNIRGLGGINGETPLYVVDGVVFNGTPSINPNDIQDISVLKDASAAIYGARSSGGVILITTKRGKKGNLTVDFDVKYGVNNAWKMKESLNAAEFQDVMYKAYENAGKLNSLPIAFNPEKYPDGRITRTDWMKEIFRTGTIQEYNVNLSGGSDKSRFFVGMNHRNIEGILLNTQAKRYNFRVNSEHKVKDWLTIGENMYYNYSDGNTADTKSGYTGALIAAMYYPPNVPAYTSSGAFSGLPIDVAGGYGDMINPVAYLQRISIRNPTHEILINPYAEISLAKNLKFRSNFSQTFKIGTIKNFTYRVLEVGKIFDTNNLEYQSNNSSTSLAEQLLTYKASFGQHNFDFLGGFTFQKTIDEGFMAKAYDFRSESEVFQHLQNAADTNKDVSSYKYQQALVSYLARVNYDYAGKYVISLLGRRDGSSLVAKQNRFANYYALSGAWVVSKENFMQDISWLSNLKLRGSYGILGNLGGISPQAVNPLMTRDNNVIFGQDPSQNIAYYATTRPNPDLKWGKSEQTNLGVDASFLHNNLSLQFDYFVKNSRDQIFNVSLPSTATYNNQYINAGLFQDKGYELGINYNGKRTEDFTYSVGVTFSQLKNTVKKLADVDEIFINTNGVRGVLKPTRIKVGESLYSYYGYKTGGIFQSQEEINNYKDANGNLIQPNAKPGDIKFLKKEGNTGVLNNNDFVNLGNPYPKFSYGLSYNMTWKSFDLNVFFQGVYGNKIFNGMKFVSLNPGGTGQNYNMDRDILNAWTPQNTNTDIPRLVHGDPSGNYSKVSDFYVENGSYLRLKNLTIGYSLPKEIYSRISVNRLRIYVTTNNLFTITKYTGFDPEVGMDTYGVDTGRYPQSRSFIFGVEVGL, encoded by the coding sequence ATGAATGTATTTAAAATCCCGGTATCTGTAACTTATTTTACAGGTCGGGTTTTGTTAATAAGTGCTTTATCTGTCTCACCAATGGTATTATCCCAACAACAGGACAGTATAAAGGGAAAATCCATAGATGAGGTTGTTGTCATAGGGTACGGGACCCAAAAGAAGAGTAAAGTATCTGGTGCAGTTTCTGAAGCTTCATTGGATAAACTTACTTCCAGGTCTTTATCAGGAGTAGGGGAAGTGCTTCAGGGAAAGGCTCCCGGTGTTACCGTGATCAACGAAGGCGGAGATCCTAACGGAACACCAAAGGTGAATATCCGTGGCCTGGGAGGAATCAACGGAGAGACACCTCTATATGTGGTAGACGGGGTTGTTTTCAACGGAACCCCTTCCATTAATCCCAATGATATTCAGGATATTTCTGTACTTAAAGACGCTTCAGCGGCAATTTATGGAGCAAGATCTTCAGGCGGGGTAATCCTTATTACCACTAAAAGGGGTAAAAAAGGAAATCTTACTGTTGATTTTGATGTCAAATACGGAGTGAATAATGCCTGGAAGATGAAGGAATCTTTAAATGCAGCAGAATTTCAGGATGTCATGTATAAAGCTTATGAAAATGCGGGTAAACTGAACAGTCTTCCGATAGCTTTCAACCCTGAGAAATATCCGGATGGAAGAATTACGAGGACAGACTGGATGAAAGAAATTTTTCGTACAGGAACCATTCAGGAATATAATGTTAATTTGAGTGGGGGAAGTGATAAATCAAGATTTTTTGTGGGAATGAACCATAGAAATATTGAAGGGATTCTTTTAAACACCCAGGCAAAACGTTATAATTTCAGAGTCAATTCTGAACATAAAGTAAAAGATTGGCTGACGATCGGGGAAAATATGTACTACAATTACTCTGACGGAAATACAGCAGATACGAAAAGCGGATACACCGGAGCTTTAATAGCAGCCATGTATTACCCTCCCAATGTTCCTGCCTATACATCTTCCGGAGCTTTTTCCGGATTACCCATTGATGTGGCCGGCGGCTATGGGGACATGATTAACCCTGTAGCTTATCTTCAAAGAATCAGCATCAGAAATCCTACCCATGAAATTCTCATCAATCCTTATGCGGAAATCAGTTTGGCTAAAAATCTGAAATTCAGATCCAATTTCTCACAGACTTTCAAAATAGGGACTATTAAAAACTTCACCTACAGAGTGCTTGAAGTTGGAAAGATTTTCGACACCAATAATTTAGAATATCAGTCAAATAATTCGTCCACTTCATTAGCTGAACAGCTCCTTACCTATAAAGCAAGTTTTGGACAGCACAATTTTGATTTCCTGGGCGGATTCACTTTCCAGAAAACGATTGACGAAGGATTTATGGCAAAAGCTTATGATTTCAGAAGTGAGTCGGAAGTTTTCCAGCACCTTCAGAATGCAGCAGATACCAATAAAGACGTTTCCAGTTATAAATACCAGCAGGCTTTGGTCTCTTATCTGGCAAGGGTTAATTATGATTATGCAGGGAAGTATGTGATCAGCTTATTAGGCAGAAGAGACGGCTCTTCACTGGTTGCGAAGCAGAACCGGTTTGCTAATTATTATGCACTTTCTGGGGCTTGGGTAGTATCGAAAGAAAACTTTATGCAGGATATTTCCTGGCTTTCGAATCTGAAATTAAGAGGAAGTTATGGTATTTTAGGAAACCTTGGCGGTATTTCTCCGCAGGCAGTTAATCCATTAATGACCAGGGATAATAATGTTATTTTTGGACAGGACCCTTCACAGAACATTGCGTATTATGCAACAACACGTCCAAATCCGGATTTAAAATGGGGGAAATCTGAACAGACCAATCTTGGTGTGGATGCATCTTTCCTTCATAACAACCTTTCACTGCAATTCGATTATTTCGTAAAGAATTCCAGAGATCAGATTTTTAATGTGAGCTTGCCAAGTACGGCTACTTACAATAATCAGTATATCAATGCCGGGCTATTTCAGGATAAAGGATATGAATTAGGGATTAATTATAACGGTAAAAGAACGGAGGATTTCACTTATTCTGTAGGAGTTACGTTTAGTCAACTAAAAAATACGGTGAAAAAACTGGCTGATGTGGATGAGATCTTTATCAACACTAATGGGGTGAGAGGAGTACTGAAACCTACCCGTATAAAAGTAGGAGAATCATTATATTCTTACTATGGTTATAAAACCGGAGGGATTTTCCAGTCACAGGAAGAGATCAACAATTACAAAGATGCCAACGGAAATCTTATCCAGCCGAATGCAAAGCCGGGAGATATTAAATTCCTTAAAAAAGAAGGAAATACGGGCGTCTTAAATAATAATGATTTTGTGAATCTTGGAAATCCTTATCCTAAATTTTCCTACGGCCTGTCTTACAATATGACCTGGAAAAGTTTTGACCTTAACGTTTTCTTCCAGGGAGTTTACGGGAATAAAATTTTCAACGGGATGAAATTTGTTTCACTGAATCCAGGAGGAACAGGGCAGAATTACAATATGGATAGGGATATACTGAATGCATGGACACCACAGAATACCAATACCGATATTCCAAGACTTGTACATGGTGATCCCAGTGGTAATTATTCCAAAGTATCCGATTTCTATGTTGAGAACGGATCTTATCTGAGACTGAAAAACCTTACCATCGGTTATTCATTACCGAAAGAAATCTACAGCAGGATCAGTGTAAACAGACTAAGAATTTATGTAACGACCAATAATCTATTTACTATTACCAAGTATACAGGTTTTGATCCGGAGGTAGGAATGGATACTTACGGAGTAGATACAGGTAGATATCCTCAGTCACGGTCATTTATTTTCGGGGTAGAAGTGGGGTTATAG
- a CDS encoding 3-phosphoshikimate 1-carboxyvinyltransferase: protein MKLEKSKLSADKTVQISGSKSISNRLLILESLFKNIQIGNLSNSQDTQLLKKALSENTETVDIHHAGTAMRFLASYYSIFEGKTTVLTGSKRMKERPIKNLVSALKNLGAEIEYLENEGFPPLKITGKKITQRQVNVPANISSQFITSLLLIAGKLENGLEINLVGEVTSRSYIEMTLDILTRFGIKNSFEGNTIKVEPFDVNSELSASNYEVESDWSSASYFYSICALGRETIHLKSFYKASTQGDSAIAKIYEDFFGIKTIFTEDEHKITLQPQPDFVFPEKIILDMNNCPDIAQTLCVTAAALKIPFDISGLGTLRVKETDRLQALYNELKKLGTETEITDLTIKSVSFGEPEDHISIGTYQDHRMAMSFAPFCLIKELNIEEEDVVEKSYPMFWKDLDDVMIH, encoded by the coding sequence ATGAAGTTAGAAAAATCAAAATTATCGGCAGATAAAACAGTTCAGATCAGCGGTTCGAAAAGTATTTCGAATCGTTTGTTGATTTTGGAAAGTTTATTCAAAAACATACAGATCGGGAATTTATCCAATTCCCAGGATACACAGCTGTTGAAAAAGGCATTATCTGAAAACACGGAAACCGTGGATATCCATCATGCAGGAACGGCTATGCGTTTTCTTGCTTCCTATTATTCAATATTTGAAGGAAAGACGACTGTCCTTACCGGATCAAAAAGAATGAAGGAAAGACCGATCAAAAATCTGGTCAGTGCCCTGAAAAACTTAGGTGCAGAAATCGAATATTTAGAAAATGAAGGTTTTCCGCCTTTAAAAATTACAGGAAAGAAGATCACACAAAGACAGGTGAATGTTCCGGCTAATATATCCAGCCAGTTTATTACTTCCTTGCTTTTGATTGCTGGAAAACTTGAAAACGGACTGGAAATTAATTTAGTCGGTGAAGTAACCTCACGTTCCTATATAGAAATGACGCTGGATATTCTGACAAGATTTGGCATTAAAAACAGCTTTGAGGGAAATACTATTAAAGTGGAACCTTTTGATGTTAACAGTGAATTGTCTGCTAGTAATTATGAGGTAGAGAGCGACTGGAGCTCGGCTTCTTATTTCTATTCAATTTGTGCATTGGGAAGAGAAACTATTCATTTAAAAAGTTTTTATAAAGCGTCTACTCAAGGAGATTCTGCTATTGCTAAGATCTATGAAGACTTTTTTGGCATTAAGACTATCTTTACTGAAGATGAGCATAAAATTACACTTCAGCCTCAACCGGATTTTGTTTTCCCGGAAAAAATTATTCTGGATATGAACAACTGTCCGGATATTGCCCAAACCTTGTGCGTAACGGCTGCTGCATTAAAAATTCCTTTTGATATTTCCGGGCTGGGAACTTTAAGGGTGAAAGAAACCGACAGACTTCAGGCTTTATATAATGAACTGAAAAAACTGGGTACTGAAACGGAAATCACAGATTTAACCATCAAGTCGGTGAGTTTTGGAGAACCGGAAGATCATATTTCTATCGGCACTTACCAGGATCACAGAATGGCCATGAGTTTTGCCCCCTTCTGCCTGATTAAAGAACTTAATATTGAAGAGGAAGATGTTGTAGAAAAATCTTACCCAATGTTCTGGAAGGATTTGGATGATGTAATGATCCATTAA
- a CDS encoding SDR family oxidoreductase has product MTIIITGTSSGIGFVLAEYFGEKGHKVYGLSRKHTESQYFRSIPTDVTDNFAVQNAIAEVLKTESRIDVLINNAGMGMVGAVEDSTKEDILKLFNLNLVGSVQMMSAVLPKMRENKFGKIINISSIGSEMGLPFRGFYSASKSALDKVTEAMRYEVYPWNIEVCSLHLGDIKTNIAENRVKTEVSQPYKSVFDKVYALMNSHVGDGTEPLEVATYVENLLNKKKWKAHYYFGKFGQKIGVPLKWILPQGTYENLMKKYNKLD; this is encoded by the coding sequence ATGACGATCATCATCACTGGAACCTCATCAGGAATAGGTTTTGTACTGGCCGAATATTTCGGGGAAAAAGGCCATAAAGTATACGGTTTGAGCCGAAAACATACGGAAAGCCAATATTTCAGATCTATACCAACGGATGTAACCGATAACTTTGCCGTTCAGAATGCCATCGCTGAGGTTTTAAAAACAGAATCACGAATAGATGTACTGATCAACAATGCCGGAATGGGAATGGTGGGCGCTGTGGAAGATTCTACAAAAGAAGACATTTTAAAACTGTTCAATCTGAATCTTGTAGGCTCTGTCCAGATGATGAGTGCCGTTCTTCCGAAAATGCGGGAAAATAAATTCGGAAAAATCATCAATATTTCCAGTATAGGAAGCGAAATGGGACTTCCTTTCCGTGGCTTTTATTCTGCATCAAAATCTGCACTGGATAAGGTAACGGAAGCAATGAGGTATGAAGTTTATCCCTGGAACATTGAGGTCTGCTCACTACACCTGGGTGACATTAAAACAAATATTGCTGAAAACAGAGTAAAAACTGAAGTTTCCCAGCCCTATAAAAGTGTATTTGATAAAGTTTACGCTTTGATGAATTCGCATGTCGGTGACGGAACTGAGCCTCTTGAGGTAGCCACTTACGTTGAAAATCTTTTGAATAAGAAGAAATGGAAAGCACACTATTACTTTGGGAAATTCGGGCAGAAGATCGGGGTTCCTTTAAAATGGATACTTCCTCAGGGAACCTATGAGAATTTAATGAAGAAATATAATAAACTGGACTAA
- a CDS encoding nucleotide pyrophosphohydrolase, with amino-acid sequence MEITQLQQQVDEWIKTIGVRYFNELTNMAMLTEEVGEVARIIARRYGEQSEKESDKSKDLGEELADVLFVTLCLANQTGVNLQEAFDKKMKIKTDRDKERHQNNEKLK; translated from the coding sequence ATGGAAATCACACAGCTACAGCAACAGGTTGACGAATGGATCAAAACTATAGGAGTCCGTTATTTTAACGAACTGACGAATATGGCTATGCTTACTGAAGAAGTGGGTGAAGTAGCCCGTATCATTGCCAGAAGATATGGTGAACAGAGCGAAAAAGAAAGTGATAAAAGCAAAGATCTCGGGGAAGAATTGGCAGATGTATTATTTGTAACATTATGTTTGGCCAACCAGACCGGAGTGAATCTGCAGGAAGCTTTCGACAAAAAAATGAAGATTAAGACTGACCGTGATAAGGAGCGGCATCAGAATAATGAGAAATTAAAATAA
- a CDS encoding alkaline phosphatase, whose translation MKLSKKVLAVLAFGVFAQNQAQNYLSYNVGNAHSHNDYMQEIPFWQAYYANFGSIEADVFLVKGELWVAHTEKELLPARTLESLYLDPILKQIKLNKGNIYSDANKKLQLLIDIKQDYKTSLNALVNSLKKYPEITSSQTIKIVITGGRPQPDDFTNYPNYLFFDGDLDTNYTTSQLNRIGMFSADFADLVKWNGKGIPRDEETAKIRTAVEKAHAQHKPVRFYGAPDFTNAWVNLMDMGADYINTDHIPDLKKFMNMIPKNFYKNQKGYEVYTPTYKTDRTSGKVKNVILLIPDGTSLPQYYAAFTANKGKLNVFNMKSTGLSKTNSFNAYITDSAPGSTAFATGVKTKNTFVGVDDKGKALAQIPDIIAAKGMVSGLISTGDVTDATPADFYAHSDNRNSSEPILRDFVSSKTKILIGGPTSGLSEGNREKIKEAKIDFYQDLKSVSKINNRTLVIDPLASQRITNGRGNWLADAFDLTLNDLKENKKGFFMMIEASQTDGGGHSNNIEQLVTELLDFDHVVGKAMKFADENKETLVVVVGDHETGGLTLLDGSLKEGWVFGNFSTNDHTSIPSSVFAYGPNSQEFTGLFENTEIFNKILSAYGIQH comes from the coding sequence ATGAAATTATCAAAAAAAGTATTAGCCGTATTGGCTTTTGGTGTATTTGCTCAAAACCAGGCACAGAATTATCTGAGCTATAATGTTGGCAATGCACATTCACATAATGATTATATGCAGGAGATTCCTTTTTGGCAGGCTTATTATGCTAATTTTGGATCTATTGAGGCAGATGTTTTCCTGGTAAAGGGTGAATTATGGGTAGCCCATACGGAAAAGGAACTGCTACCAGCGCGAACACTTGAAAGCCTGTATCTTGATCCGATCTTGAAACAGATCAAACTGAATAAAGGAAATATTTATTCTGATGCTAATAAAAAGCTACAGTTGCTGATCGATATCAAGCAGGATTATAAGACCTCTTTGAATGCATTGGTTAATTCATTGAAAAAATATCCCGAAATTACCAGTTCCCAGACTATTAAAATTGTAATTACAGGAGGAAGACCACAGCCTGATGATTTTACAAACTATCCAAATTATCTCTTTTTTGATGGTGACCTTGATACAAATTATACCACCAGCCAGCTGAATAGAATCGGAATGTTCAGTGCAGACTTTGCAGATCTGGTAAAATGGAACGGAAAAGGGATTCCAAGGGATGAAGAAACAGCAAAGATCAGAACAGCTGTTGAAAAAGCGCACGCTCAGCATAAGCCGGTACGTTTTTACGGAGCTCCTGATTTTACGAATGCATGGGTAAATTTAATGGATATGGGAGCGGATTATATTAATACCGATCATATCCCTGATCTGAAAAAGTTCATGAATATGATTCCTAAAAACTTTTATAAGAATCAAAAAGGGTATGAAGTATATACACCCACTTATAAAACAGACAGGACCAGCGGAAAAGTGAAAAATGTGATTCTTCTGATTCCGGATGGAACCTCTCTGCCTCAGTATTATGCAGCTTTTACGGCCAACAAAGGGAAGCTGAATGTCTTTAATATGAAGTCTACAGGACTTTCCAAAACTAATTCTTTTAATGCCTATATTACAGACTCCGCTCCGGGTTCAACAGCATTTGCAACAGGAGTAAAAACAAAAAATACATTTGTAGGCGTTGACGATAAAGGAAAAGCCCTGGCTCAGATTCCAGATATTATTGCGGCTAAAGGAATGGTTTCTGGATTGATTTCTACCGGAGATGTTACCGATGCGACGCCTGCAGATTTCTATGCCCATTCAGATAACAGGAACAGTTCAGAACCCATTTTGAGAGATTTTGTAAGTTCCAAAACAAAAATTTTAATCGGAGGTCCCACAAGTGGTTTGAGTGAAGGGAACAGAGAAAAAATTAAAGAAGCCAAAATAGATTTCTATCAGGACCTGAAATCTGTGAGCAAAATAAACAACCGTACATTGGTAATAGATCCTCTGGCTTCACAGAGAATTACCAATGGAAGAGGGAACTGGCTGGCTGATGCTTTTGATCTTACTTTAAATGATCTGAAAGAAAATAAAAAAGGATTTTTCATGATGATAGAAGCTTCGCAAACAGACGGTGGCGGGCACAGTAATAACATTGAACAGCTGGTTACAGAGCTGCTGGATTTTGATCATGTCGTAGGAAAAGCCATGAAGTTTGCCGATGAAAATAAAGAAACATTGGTTGTGGTAGTAGGAGATCACGAAACCGGAGGTTTAACTTTGCTGGACGGAAGTCTTAAAGAAGGTTGGGTTTTCGGAAATTTCAGTACCAATGATCATACATCCATTCCATCCAGTGTATTTGCTTATGGACCCAATTCTCAGGAATTTACAGGACTGTTTGAAAATACGGAGATCTTCAATAAGATATTATCGGCATATGGAATTCAACACTAA
- a CDS encoding RagB/SusD family nutrient uptake outer membrane protein gives MKFFNKIILLSGIAALTVSCTNELDIQPEGTPTEASFWKTENDLVTGANAMYKPLFDGEFYGRGFFWFINASDDMVTGRAKSEADNAKNFSSNYIAAGDLETQWNKRFNVIGVANRVIRNVDNIQASAAVKNKYLGEALFMSSRMYFELAYNYGNEKSGIPIIDRTKEPDPNPIPRVANVKENYNYIVNDLKKAAELLPLQEELSPKDYGRPHKAAAWALLAKVYLFMEDWNNAAFWANEVMTKGNRKLLGNFADVFKSENNYSSEYIWSIPGTPKFTSWGSILPGVMLENKGWGEYNGWGYFQPTKELYDEYEAGDLRRSATILKLGDQFTFNGKPRTYASTNSLTGYQFNKYMDAFKYTLNSGHVSANGDYPCTDLAVPIMRYSEVILIKAEALLKQGQNADVEINLIRVRAGLAPKTGCTMVDLKHERRCELAGEWADRHRDLVRWGDAKTTYAKPLHGINGQEVWAARNFNPAIHNVWAVPQVEIVNSHGVIKQNEGW, from the coding sequence ATGAAATTTTTCAATAAAATAATTTTACTGTCAGGTATAGCAGCTCTAACGGTCTCATGTACCAATGAACTTGATATTCAACCGGAGGGAACTCCTACAGAAGCCAGTTTCTGGAAAACGGAAAATGATCTTGTGACTGGTGCTAATGCCATGTATAAACCTCTGTTTGACGGAGAATTTTACGGAAGAGGTTTTTTCTGGTTTATCAATGCCAGCGATGATATGGTAACAGGAAGAGCAAAAAGTGAAGCGGATAATGCTAAAAATTTCAGCAGTAATTATATCGCAGCAGGAGATCTGGAGACCCAATGGAATAAGAGATTCAATGTGATAGGAGTGGCAAACCGTGTCATCCGCAATGTAGATAATATCCAGGCTTCAGCAGCTGTTAAGAATAAATATCTGGGGGAAGCCTTATTTATGAGCAGCAGAATGTATTTTGAGCTGGCTTACAATTATGGAAACGAAAAATCAGGGATCCCGATTATTGACCGGACTAAAGAACCGGATCCGAATCCTATTCCAAGAGTGGCCAATGTAAAAGAAAATTATAATTATATCGTCAATGATCTTAAGAAAGCTGCAGAATTACTGCCATTACAGGAAGAGCTTTCTCCTAAAGATTATGGAAGACCGCATAAGGCTGCGGCATGGGCACTTCTTGCAAAAGTATATCTGTTCATGGAAGACTGGAATAACGCTGCATTCTGGGCCAATGAAGTAATGACTAAAGGAAACAGAAAGCTGCTTGGGAATTTTGCTGATGTTTTCAAATCTGAAAATAATTACAGCTCAGAATATATCTGGTCTATTCCCGGAACGCCCAAGTTTACCTCATGGGGAAGTATTCTTCCAGGAGTAATGCTTGAAAACAAAGGGTGGGGAGAGTATAACGGATGGGGATATTTTCAGCCAACTAAAGAATTGTATGATGAATATGAAGCCGGAGATCTCAGGAGAAGTGCAACGATCCTGAAACTGGGAGATCAGTTTACCTTTAACGGAAAACCAAGAACCTATGCATCCACCAATTCTCTTACAGGTTATCAGTTTAATAAATATATGGATGCTTTTAAATATACTTTAAACAGCGGACATGTCAGTGCCAATGGAGATTATCCATGTACAGATTTAGCTGTTCCTATCATGCGTTATTCAGAAGTAATCCTTATTAAAGCGGAAGCCTTGCTGAAACAGGGACAAAATGCCGATGTAGAAATCAATTTGATCAGAGTACGTGCCGGTCTTGCACCCAAAACAGGATGTACGATGGTTGATCTGAAGCATGAAAGACGCTGCGAGCTGGCAGGAGAGTGGGCAGACAGACACAGGGACCTTGTCCGTTGGGGTGATGCCAAAACGACTTATGCAAAACCACTGCATGGTATTAATGGCCAGGAAGTATGGGCTGCAAGAAACTTCAATCCGGCCATCCACAATGTATGGGCAGTTCCGCAGGTTGAGATTGTCAACAGCCATGGGGTGATCAAGCAAAATGAAGGGTGGTAA